A single Spiroplasma floricola 23-6 DNA region contains:
- a CDS encoding BspA family leucine-rich repeat surface protein, with the protein MKKILSILTTFILITPTVSSVFSCQKLNPSKPETIPPVEKVSSRKTIYIDSNGLKQETEELDFLNIDAKEILELGFSKYGETVRNFQGNKVPKELPKQVNSLFSFLALNKNLIIENLEDWDTSNITSMSQTFRDATNFNTDISKWNTSNVTDMNEMFYECKKINFSIKNWDTSKVKSMSSMFQGANIAKQDLSNWNTSNVKNMSGMFLKAQNFNQDIGNWNTSNVTNMRSMFYEAQSFNQDIGNWNTSNVMDMNSMFKNSPKFNQDISKWNINKVTLHDDFDFTANRQWIKAYKPKFERN; encoded by the coding sequence ATGAAAAAAATATTGTCAATTTTAACTACTTTTATATTAATAACACCAACTGTCTCATCTGTCTTTAGTTGTCAAAAACTAAATCCCTCAAAACCTGAAACTATTCCACCAGTTGAGAAAGTTTCAAGTAGAAAAACTATTTATATAGATAGTAATGGTTTAAAACAAGAAACTGAAGAGTTAGATTTTTTAAATATAGATGCCAAAGAAATTCTTGAATTAGGTTTTAGTAAATATGGAGAAACAGTTAGAAATTTTCAAGGAAATAAAGTTCCTAAAGAATTACCAAAGCAAGTAAATTCATTGTTTAGTTTTTTGGCTCTAAATAAAAATTTAATAATTGAGAATTTAGAAGATTGAGACACATCTAATATAACTTCTATGAGTCAAACTTTTCGTGATGCAACAAATTTTAATACAGATATATCAAAGTGAAATACATCAAATGTAACGGACATGAATGAAATGTTTTATGAATGTAAAAAAATAAACTTCTCAATTAAAAATTGAGATACATCAAAAGTAAAAAGTATGAGTTCAATGTTTCAAGGCGCTAATATAGCTAAACAAGATTTATCAAATTGAAATACATCAAATGTAAAAAATATGAGTGGTATGTTTTTAAAAGCTCAAAATTTTAATCAAGATATTGGAAATTGAAATACATCAAATGTAACAAATATGAGGTCTATGTTTTATGAAGCACAAAGTTTTAATCAAGACATTGGAAATTGAAATACATCAAATGTAATGGATATGAATAGTATGTTTAAAAACTCACCAAAATTTAATCAAGATATTAGTAAATGAAACATTAATAAAGTTACTTTACATGATGATTTTGATTTTACAGCAAATAGGCAATGAATAAAAGCATATAAACCTAAATTTGAAAGAAACTAA
- a CDS encoding type I phosphomannose isomerase catalytic subunit, with protein MNKIIKLSPFFSERIWGGERLKEFGFNIPNNKIGEAWLISTLENGMSYLKKENISFKDYFEANRDKFGLTNNQEFPLLTKIITANDYLSVQVHPNDEYAKTHHNSLGKPESWYVLDCPENAKLIYGHNAKTLKEFENYVSKGEWNKLLKEVEIQKGDFLYVEPGKIHAITPGVIIYELQRSSDITYRLYDYDRVDDKGISRELHIKESLSNVSIPDTKEVIIKNSKDLKFKCDFFSVEKINSISNQKTIWKNFKNNKWFQLTIIKGNCTINNIDFKIGESAICIDNLKQLEILGDAEILISWL; from the coding sequence ATGAATAAAATAATTAAGTTATCTCCATTTTTCTCAGAAAGAATTTGAGGAGGAGAAAGATTAAAAGAATTTGGATTTAATATTCCAAATAATAAAATAGGGGAAGCATGACTTATTTCAACACTTGAAAATGGAATGTCATATTTGAAAAAAGAAAATATATCTTTTAAAGATTATTTTGAAGCTAATAGAGATAAATTTGGACTTACTAATAATCAAGAGTTTCCATTATTGACAAAAATAATTACTGCAAATGATTATCTTTCAGTTCAAGTTCATCCAAATGATGAATATGCTAAAACTCATCATAACTCTCTTGGAAAACCAGAAAGCTGATATGTTTTAGATTGTCCTGAAAATGCTAAATTAATTTATGGACATAATGCAAAGACTTTAAAGGAATTTGAAAATTATGTTTCAAAAGGTGAATGAAATAAACTACTTAAAGAAGTAGAAATTCAGAAGGGTGATTTTCTTTATGTAGAACCTGGAAAAATTCATGCTATTACTCCAGGAGTAATAATTTATGAATTGCAAAGATCAAGTGACATAACTTACAGACTTTATGATTATGATAGAGTTGATGATAAAGGAATCTCAAGAGAATTGCACATAAAAGAAAGTTTGTCAAATGTTTCTATTCCTGATACTAAAGAAGTTATTATTAAAAATTCAAAAGATTTAAAATTTAAATGTGATTTTTTCTCAGTTGAAAAAATTAACTCTATTAGTAATCAAAAAACAATTTGAAAGAATTTTAAAAATAATAAATGATTTCAATTAACAATAATAAAAGGAAATTGTACTATTAACAATATTGATTTTAAAATTGGAGAATCAGCAATATGCATTGATAATTTAAAACAATTGGAAATTTTAGGTGATGCAGAAATCTTAATATCTTGATTATAA
- a CDS encoding fructose-specific PTS transporter subunit EIIC — protein MENIYKEKLIFLNLDLNSKDEILRYICNKAKEFEYVSDSQSLLESFYQREKEGTTGFEDGFAIPHAKIKGINQAFIICVRTVNGVEWESLDGKPTQVIIALIIPENASVEHLEILSATAKKLMSSELREKLKTVETSKEFAKALKVEIKKPIATKETLAINGYKGKNIVAITACVVGVAHTYMAEDKLINELSKIGANIRVETQGSKGVGTELTEKEIANADVVIIAADTKVNLQRFNGKLVYSTHVARAIKEPLKVLEDAFAKGTIQSNVEFKNDKSMNKQKEGVLQHIFAGISYMIPVIIGGGICLAFSIGLAKAIWGPEARTSGPLDINGKPLYPWNPLAVMDKIGGAAFTLMIPILAGFIANSIAGRAAIAPAMLGAFIGNNATYFMPLPGMPNIQTPTGFVGAILSGLLVGYYVRWVNTWKVHKSLKAAMPIFFIPLTAGIGISVLFIYLIGGPIGYVMQQLSNVIKGGYENPNFGVGLGIALGILIGAMASFDMGGPINKIAFVTCTMLIDSGIYYPMGTMAAAIPVAPLGMGLSTILFKRFFNKEEKGLGIAAMIMGTIGISEGAIPFAIRDPKRAIAANIAGGVVAGAIAGAFKIQDLAGHGGPIVAILGAVPYGWQTAVFFLAVTSGVAVTTSLYGLMLISSKGTIGSLKETHANHIEKLIEEKSSQKRDINDQIRVLRSTIKVSKSEQEKNETLVKIEKLKSQKTDISKNTKEKIIKAIEIFDQLKKFEKDYVNQNKEHTKNFIRAQKEQKMISLKNKFMSKSKELTTLDHYDKKIYLESYSKSVEEIKENYQESILNYQIKLRKKFTNEYNEKVK, from the coding sequence ATGGAAAATATTTATAAAGAAAAACTAATCTTTTTGAATTTAGATTTAAATTCAAAAGATGAAATTTTAAGATATATATGTAATAAAGCAAAAGAATTTGAATATGTATCAGATTCACAATCTTTATTAGAGTCTTTTTATCAAAGAGAGAAGGAAGGAACTACTGGATTTGAAGATGGATTTGCTATACCTCATGCAAAAATAAAAGGTATTAATCAAGCTTTTATAATTTGTGTAAGAACAGTTAATGGTGTTGAATGAGAATCATTGGATGGAAAACCAACACAGGTAATTATTGCTTTAATTATTCCTGAAAATGCTTCAGTTGAACATTTAGAAATTTTAAGTGCAACTGCTAAAAAATTGATGAGTTCAGAGTTAAGAGAAAAACTAAAAACTGTTGAAACTTCAAAAGAATTTGCAAAAGCTTTAAAAGTTGAGATTAAAAAACCAATAGCAACAAAAGAAACTTTAGCAATAAATGGTTATAAAGGAAAAAATATTGTTGCTATCACAGCTTGTGTTGTTGGTGTTGCTCACACTTATATGGCAGAAGATAAACTTATCAATGAACTTTCTAAAATTGGAGCAAATATAAGAGTTGAAACTCAAGGAAGTAAAGGAGTTGGAACTGAACTAACTGAAAAAGAAATTGCCAATGCAGATGTTGTTATTATTGCAGCAGATACAAAAGTAAATTTGCAAAGATTTAATGGTAAGCTAGTTTATTCAACTCACGTTGCAAGAGCAATTAAAGAACCTTTAAAAGTTTTAGAAGATGCTTTTGCAAAAGGTACAATTCAATCAAATGTTGAATTTAAAAATGACAAATCAATGAATAAGCAAAAAGAAGGTGTCTTACAACATATTTTTGCAGGTATTTCTTATATGATTCCTGTAATAATTGGAGGGGGAATTTGTCTTGCATTTTCTATAGGTCTAGCAAAAGCAATTTGAGGACCAGAAGCAAGAACTTCAGGACCATTAGATATAAATGGAAAACCTTTATATCCTTGGAATCCTTTAGCAGTAATGGACAAAATTGGAGGAGCTGCATTTACTCTAATGATTCCAATACTAGCAGGTTTCATTGCTAATTCTATTGCTGGTCGAGCAGCAATAGCTCCAGCAATGTTGGGAGCATTTATTGGAAATAATGCAACTTACTTTATGCCATTGCCTGGAATGCCCAATATTCAAACTCCAACAGGATTTGTTGGAGCAATCTTATCAGGTTTATTGGTTGGCTATTATGTTAGATGAGTTAATACTTGAAAGGTACACAAATCTTTAAAAGCAGCAATGCCAATATTTTTTATACCTTTAACAGCAGGAATAGGAATTTCAGTATTGTTTATCTATTTAATTGGAGGACCAATTGGATATGTAATGCAACAATTATCTAATGTTATTAAAGGGGGATATGAAAATCCTAACTTTGGAGTTGGTTTAGGTATTGCTTTAGGAATATTAATTGGTGCAATGGCATCATTTGATATGGGAGGACCAATTAACAAAATTGCTTTTGTAACTTGTACAATGTTAATTGATTCAGGTATTTACTATCCAATGGGAACAATGGCAGCAGCAATTCCTGTTGCACCATTAGGAATGGGATTAAGTACAATCTTATTTAAACGTTTCTTTAATAAAGAAGAAAAAGGATTAGGAATAGCTGCTATGATTATGGGAACTATTGGTATATCAGAGGGTGCAATTCCATTTGCAATTCGTGATCCAAAAAGAGCAATTGCTGCAAATATTGCTGGGGGAGTTGTTGCAGGAGCAATTGCAGGAGCATTTAAAATTCAAGACTTGGCAGGTCATGGAGGACCAATTGTTGCAATTTTAGGAGCAGTTCCATATGGATGACAAACTGCAGTATTCTTTTTAGCAGTTACATCTGGTGTTGCAGTTACAACTTCACTTTATGGACTAATGTTAATTTCAAGTAAAGGAACAATAGGTTCTTTAAAAGAAACACATGCAAATCATATTGAAAAACTTATTGAAGAGAAAAGTTCTCAAAAAAGAGATATCAATGATCAAATTAGAGTTTTAAGATCAACTATTAAAGTGTCAAAAAGTGAACAAGAAAAAAATGAAACACTTGTTAAAATTGAGAAATTAAAAAGTCAAAAAACTGATATATCAAAAAATACAAAAGAAAAAATTATAAAAGCAATTGAAATATTTGATCAACTTAAAAAATTTGAAAAAGATTATGTAAATCAAAATAAAGAACATACTAAAAACTTTATTAGAGCACAAAAAGAGCAAAAAATGATTTCTTTGAAAAATAAATTTATGAGTAAATCAAAAGAGTTAACTACTCTAGATCATTATGATAAAAAAATATATTTAGAGAGTTATTCAAAATCTGTTGAAGAAATTAAAGAAAATTATCAAGAGTCAATATTAAATTATCAAATTAAACTAAGAAAAAAGTTTACAAATGAATATAATGAAAAAGTGAAATAA
- a CDS encoding MurR/RpiR family transcriptional regulator — MDELKIYNTLREIAFKNNVDINSHIANWILKNTEKIKNINLETIAKKTNTSKPSIIRFCNKLGLSGYSELKYQLSKFKKSSLSLNEQFNFQKELIKENNHYLKYLEIKNNSSNLTLEKYILKENEIKKFLKKLEKAKTIYVFGMNLAYNISRNFVQRIRWLNKTVIQERDLNSIESYVEQIDQNDIVIILSLSGSSKHLIDIVKKLESKTFMFGILGEKGEINKYCDLFIDLPNLEENIWDSFSIRGQCLIQILDYLYLDFTNYLLVKVQSDLL; from the coding sequence ATGGATGAATTAAAAATATACAATACTCTTAGAGAAATTGCGTTTAAAAATAATGTTGATATCAATTCTCACATTGCAAATTGAATTTTAAAAAATACTGAAAAAATAAAAAATATTAATTTAGAAACTATTGCAAAAAAAACAAATACATCTAAACCATCAATTATTAGATTTTGTAATAAACTAGGTCTTTCAGGATATAGTGAATTAAAATATCAATTATCTAAATTTAAAAAAAGTAGTTTGAGTTTGAATGAACAATTTAATTTTCAAAAAGAGTTAATTAAAGAAAATAATCATTATTTAAAGTATTTAGAAATAAAAAATAATTCTTCTAATTTAACTCTTGAGAAATATATTTTAAAAGAAAATGAAATAAAAAAATTTTTAAAAAAATTAGAGAAAGCAAAAACTATTTATGTTTTTGGTATGAATCTTGCATATAACATATCAAGAAATTTTGTTCAAAGAATAAGATGATTAAATAAAACTGTTATTCAAGAAAGAGATTTGAATTCAATAGAATCATATGTAGAACAAATAGATCAAAATGATATTGTAATAATTTTAAGCTTAAGTGGAAGTAGTAAACATTTAATTGATATTGTAAAAAAACTTGAAAGTAAAACTTTTATGTTTGGAATATTAGGAGAAAAAGGTGAGATTAATAAATATTGTGACTTATTTATAGATCTTCCAAATCTTGAAGAAAATATTTGAGATTCATTTTCTATAAGAGGTCAATGCTTAATTCAAATTTTAGACTATTTATATTTAGATTTTACAAATTATTTATTAGTAAAAGTACAAAGTGATTTACTTTAG